The DNA region GCTGATACAGCGCGCCCCAGGCCGAGTTGCTGTAGCGAGGTGGTCCCCCGAGCCATTCGGCAAAGAATCGCTTCTGCCTGTTGCGGCCATTCGCGAGGTCCCTGCCGAAGAACGGTCGGATCACGGCGTCGGCCTCGAAACGGTCGTAGAGGGAGTCCACGAGCCGGTCGACGGTGCCCTGTCCACCAATGCGGTCGAACAGGGCGCGGTCCTCGAGCGGCCGAAGGCCAGGCTCGAGGTCCAAGAAGCGACGGTGGCCCACCTCCGGGTCGACACTCAAGCCTTGTCGCATCACTCCGTGACGCTATCCCATCGGTGTTCGGCGCGGCCTCAGCGACGAAACGTTCGATGAAGTCGAATCCCCTCGACCCCGCCCATAACGTCGCGGCATACGCCCAACATGGCCACCGACCGAGCTATCCCACACCGCCGGCTGAGAGACGTATGGCAGTCGAAGCGATTCGGTAGGCTTCTGATAGTGAGAGTGTTCTTGCTGGGGGGGACCGGCGCAATCGGCCGCCACGCTCTGCCGGCACTCGTCGCGGCTGGCCACGAGGTCTCCGCGCTCGTGCGGACCGCAGAAAAGGCCGCAGCGGTCAAGGCCCAGAGCGCGACCCCGGTGTTGGCGTCGATCTTCGACCGGGCTGTCCTCTTCGAGGCCGTCCGCAACCACGAGGCGGTGGTGAACCTCGCCACATCGATGCCCTCTACGGCGGCCTTCGCGTTCCGACACGCCTGGGAGCCGACCGAGCGGGTCCGCATCGGAGGCTCGGCGGCGGTGGTCGACGCTGCGCTGGCCGCTGGCGTTCCACGCCTGGTGCAGGAGTCGGTCAGCATGATTTACCCCGACTCAGGCGACCAGTGGATCGACGAGGATACCTTGCCGGACCGGTACCCCAACACAAGCGGCAACCTCGGTGCCGAGGCCAGCGCGCAACGCTTCACCAAGGCGGGCGGCACCGGGGTCATTCTCCGGCTGGGCCTCTTCTACGGCCCAGGTGCCCGCCACAGTGAACAGTTCCTCGCAATGGCACGCCACCACGTCACGCCCCTCATGGGACACCCCGAGTCGTACGTGTCGTCGATCGACGTCGCCGATGGCGGGGCAGCAGTCGTAGCGGCGCTGCAGGTTCCCGCCGGTGTCTACAACGTCGTGGATGACGAGCCGCTCACCAAGCGCGAGTACGCACAGGCGTTGGCCACCGCGGCTAGCAAGCGGCCGTGGCTGCGTGGCCCGGGTCGGCTGGCGCTACTACTCGGCAATCGACTTACATCGTTGACCCGGTCTCTGCGGGTGAGCAATCGGAGGTTCTGCGAGATCAGCAGATGGCAACCGCGGTACCCAAGTGCCAGGCAGGGCTGGGTCGCCATGGCCGAGAGCATCTACGGGGCGTCCCCAAACGCGCGGACTATCAGCGCCAAGTAGCCCGCCACCTCACTCGCCCAGAACGCCGACGGTGGGCGGCATCATGGATCCGGACCTCAGCCCCGGGGGCGTCGTGCTCGCCAGTCGACGGCGGTCACGCGGTAGAGCACGAATCTGCGATGCGGATGCCCTACGGGATACCACGGCCCATCGAAGTCGTCGTCAGTGTTGTGGCGCATACCGAGTCGGCGCATGACTGCTTGGGACTGCTCGTTGGCACTCGTCGTGTGGGACACCACCTCAGGGAGTCCAACCACCTCGAAGACGTAGTCCAGAGCCCCCGTGGCGCCCTCTGTAGCGTAGCCGTATCCCCACGCATCACGATCCAGGTGCCAGCCGATATGAACCTGCGGCGAGAAGGGAGAGTCGTCGTCCGCGACTTCCAGTCCGATGAAGCCGATAACTCGCCGGTCCTCGATGCGCTCGACAGCCCACTGGCCGAAGCAGTGCTGGTCGAAACAGGCCTCAATGTTGTCGATCAGGTCGTAGCTCTCCTGGCGAGTCAGCGGCTTGAAGCGGTAGCGCATGACCTCTGGATCGGCGTTGATCTGCGCGAAGACCTCACGGTCGTCGCCCGCCCATCGGCGGAGCAGAAGACGCTTCGTGTGGAGGGTCGGGGGTTTCATGGGCCAGCAGCACGGTAATCCGATCTGGCTCACCGTGGTCTCCATTACCGCCGGGCTCAGCTTGGGACGACCACGGCCGCGCCGTATGCCCGATCCGCGCCCGGGGCCCCGACGTCCGCTGCTCGGTACAAAGGGACGTGGAAGGACGGTTCCCGCACGACCAGCCGACACGACCGGGGTGTCCCATATTCGCGGCCTATCTCCGTGGAGGTCAGGGCGCCCCGAACGCCGGCTCCGAGGCGCGTTACCTGACCGAATTGCTCATGACCGAGCGCGGCCCACGACCTGGCTACCACTCAGTCACTCCACGACTTGTGGTGACCGATGTGGCGGCACAGGTTGATTTCCTGCGCCGGGTCTTCGGCGCTCAGCGGGAGTTCGAACCAGGGCGCCCAGCCGAGGTCCACATCGGTGACTCACTGATCATGATATCCCCAGCGACCGAGCGAGACCCGTTCCCGGGCTTCCTATACGTCTACGTCGACGACGCAGACCGATCCTACGAGAATGCCCTGAACGCTGGCGCCGTCTCGCTGGAAGCGCCGCTCGACACTCCCTATGGCGATCGTCGGGCCATGGTGCGCGATTACTTTGGGAATGTGTACCAAATCGCCCGGCCCGCAGGAGAGACCTGAACCAACGCCTTCACAACGCCCGACTTGTCTTGGTGGGGCGCACATAACGTACGCCCGACCACGCGCGCGAACGCCCCAGTACGCCGGAACCTGGTGAGCACCGCTCGTTCTCAGGAGAACGATTATTACGCGTACGGTTGAAGCCAGGAGTCGATGGTGAGTTGCCTCCACCAGGCAGGTCGGTAGCGCTTGGCCGCCCATAATGGGGGATGGACGTCACGTCTGATCCGGCAGGAGGGTGATTCGTAATGTGCACTGACTACACGGACCCAGCGCACCTGCACCAGCCAGATCCAAAGGTGTTGCACGACTTCGAGCCCCGGGTGCTCTTCGACTTGGAGCCGGTCGACGCGGTCACCGTCACCACGCTCATGGACAACGTCACCGACATCTTCATGCCCGATCAGGGACCGGCCCACCGTGCACCGATTGGGGTCGGCGGCCGCCAGCCGGCCGCCATCATGGAAGGCGGAAACGCTCCTGTGGCGCTGCTGGCCGAGCACGGGTTCTCGGTCCTGGTGACGTTGACCAAGGACAGCGTCCAGCACCAGATCCTCTTCGACGCCGGCACAACCCCCGAGGGGATGGTCGAGAACATGGGCCGCCTGGAGGTCGACCCTTCGGGCATCGAGGCCATCGTCTGCAGCCACGGCCACTTCGACCACACCACTGGGCTCGACGGCCTGATCCGCCGGCTCGGGAGGGTCAACCTGCCGGTGCTCATCCATCCCCAGTTCTGGCGCCGGCGGCGGGTGAGCCTGCCCGGACGGGATCCGATGGAGATCCCGAGCACCAGCCGAGGGGCCCTGGTCGACGCTGGCTTCGAGGTGATCGAGGAGCAGCAGCCCAGCTTCTTGTTCGATCGCTCTGTACTGGTGACCGGCGAGGTGCCACGCACCACCGGATACGAGCCGGGCTTCCCCCCACAGCAGGCCTGGGTGGACGGGCGCTGGGAACCGGACCCCCTGGTCCTCGACGACCAAGGCTTCATCGTCGACATCAAGGACAAGGGGTTGCTGGTGATCACCGGCTGTGGCCATGCAGGCATCGTCAACATCTGCCACTACGCCCGACGGCTAACCAAGGACCGACCGTTGTACGCCGTCATGGGCGGCTTCCATCTCAACGGGCCGATCTTCGAACCTCTTATCCCCCGGGTCCTCAACGACCTGGGCGCCCTGGCCCCCTCCGTGGTCGTCCCGGCCCACTGCACCGGATGGCGGGCCCAGCACGCCATGAGTGCCCGCTTCGGCGATGCCTTCATCCCCAACAGTGTCGGGACCCGCTTCGCGTTGTGATGCAGTGCAACGAACCCAACACGAAACCCAACAAGGGGGGAGCGGGCCGATACGGCCTGACCAACATCAGAAACGGTCTGACTGGGCATTCGCGTGGGCGCTGAGGGACTCGAACCCCCGACCTGCTGGTTGTAAGCCAGCTGCTCTGACCAGACTGAGCTAAGCGCCCGACAATGTGACTCTGATCCGCACTGCGTCATACGCTCCCCACTGAGTTGGGGAGCGATCCACCAGGTTAGTAATGCAGTGCCATCGGCGAGAACCCCAGCAATCTTCGCACCACGGACGTTGACCACATGCATGAGGCTGACAAGTTGACGGGTCCCCTCCGACCAATAGCCCCGTTTGTGATCGCCTTTCGGCGCTACGACCGAAGCCAGGGCGATTCGTAGCTCCAGGCTCACGCGCGCGGGATGGCAGACGTGGCCGGCCCCCTTGCCGGGTGCAGCCGGGTGGCAACCGGCAACCGTGGCCCTCGCCGAGCTGGAGGTAGCGGTCTAACTGCCCACCGGGACCTCGAGGGCCTCGGTGCCCGTCAGCCACGGGCGGCCGGCGGCGGCCAGCTCAGACCACTTGCCGAGGTCGTCGCCGGTCTGGCCCAGGTCCTCCGGGGTGGGCCCGAAGCG from Acidimicrobiales bacterium includes:
- a CDS encoding NAD(P)-dependent oxidoreductase codes for the protein MRVFLLGGTGAIGRHALPALVAAGHEVSALVRTAEKAAAVKAQSATPVLASIFDRAVLFEAVRNHEAVVNLATSMPSTAAFAFRHAWEPTERVRIGGSAAVVDAALAAGVPRLVQESVSMIYPDSGDQWIDEDTLPDRYPNTSGNLGAEASAQRFTKAGGTGVILRLGLFYGPGARHSEQFLAMARHHVTPLMGHPESYVSSIDVADGGAAVVAALQVPAGVYNVVDDEPLTKREYAQALATAASKRPWLRGPGRLALLLGNRLTSLTRSLRVSNRRFCEISRWQPRYPSARQGWVAMAESIYGASPNARTISAK
- a CDS encoding GNAT family N-acetyltransferase, producing the protein METTVSQIGLPCCWPMKPPTLHTKRLLLRRWAGDDREVFAQINADPEVMRYRFKPLTRQESYDLIDNIEACFDQHCFGQWAVERIEDRRVIGFIGLEVADDDSPFSPQVHIGWHLDRDAWGYGYATEGATGALDYVFEVVGLPEVVSHTTSANEQSQAVMRRLGMRHNTDDDFDGPWYPVGHPHRRFVLYRVTAVDWRARRPRG
- a CDS encoding VOC family protein, with amino-acid sequence MTDVAAQVDFLRRVFGAQREFEPGRPAEVHIGDSLIMISPATERDPFPGFLYVYVDDADRSYENALNAGAVSLEAPLDTPYGDRRAMVRDYFGNVYQIARPAGET
- a CDS encoding MBL fold metallo-hydrolase, whose translation is MCTDYTDPAHLHQPDPKVLHDFEPRVLFDLEPVDAVTVTTLMDNVTDIFMPDQGPAHRAPIGVGGRQPAAIMEGGNAPVALLAEHGFSVLVTLTKDSVQHQILFDAGTTPEGMVENMGRLEVDPSGIEAIVCSHGHFDHTTGLDGLIRRLGRVNLPVLIHPQFWRRRRVSLPGRDPMEIPSTSRGALVDAGFEVIEEQQPSFLFDRSVLVTGEVPRTTGYEPGFPPQQAWVDGRWEPDPLVLDDQGFIVDIKDKGLLVITGCGHAGIVNICHYARRLTKDRPLYAVMGGFHLNGPIFEPLIPRVLNDLGALAPSVVVPAHCTGWRAQHAMSARFGDAFIPNSVGTRFAL